In Chitinophaga sp. HK235, a single window of DNA contains:
- a CDS encoding ABC transporter permease, with protein sequence MIRNYFKIAVRNLWRNKGFSAINIFGLAIGLATCLLITLFIIDELSYDRSNKKADRIYRVNADFLLNGNAFRERYTPAQLGATMKKDFPGIENYVRLRGFGDRSILIKKGNETQMEKNAGFADSTIFDVFTLPLIAGDAKTALARPFTMVISKKMAMKYFGTTSAVGQILHVDNTDDYQVTGVMEDMPAASHMHFDFIKAMAGLPDSRNTSWMADNYDTYLLVRPDISEATINSYLKTLTQNYMDGPLRKMTGSSIAEVERSGGHFRYDVFPLTKIHLYSPFTNEVEPTGNIQYIYIFGVVAVFILLMACVNFMNLSTARSAGRSKEVGVRKVLGSQRRNLVTQFLTESVLTSMIALLFAIGLAWALLPYLNQVAGKTITVALLFNRWLLPGMLLTIVIVGLLAGSYPALFLSSFEPVKVLKGKLSTGFRGGWLRNSLLVFQFSTAVVLIVGTLVIYSQLNYIRNKKLGYSREQVVVLQNTQSLWVHAAAFKQEILQLPGVKAGTMADVLPVSSIMNTSIYSRDAAGSAGQVLGLFEWNVDADYINTLGMQIAKGRNFSPDMPSDSNALLVNETAARLLGFTDLENRFLYPNYDGYKPLKVIGIIRDFNSGSLRKKIPPIVMRLAHRPNCMAFRISTDNITALMSKVENKFHNMPGMDGQPFRYTFLDDDFNRLYQAEQRTGKIFVSFTCFAILISCLGLFGLVTYAVEQRTREISIRKVLGASVTGIVALLSKDFLKLVVVAIVVASPLAWFIMDRWLQDFAYRIHIGWWVFVITAVLAVLITILTICLQAIKAARANPAVTLR encoded by the coding sequence ATGATCAGGAACTATTTTAAAATAGCAGTAAGGAACCTTTGGAGAAACAAGGGTTTTTCCGCCATCAACATCTTCGGTCTGGCGATAGGACTGGCCACTTGTCTGCTGATAACATTGTTTATCATTGATGAGCTGAGCTACGACCGGTCCAATAAAAAGGCAGATCGTATTTACCGCGTAAACGCAGATTTTCTCCTTAACGGAAATGCTTTCCGCGAAAGATACACGCCTGCCCAGCTGGGGGCCACTATGAAAAAAGATTTTCCGGGTATAGAAAACTATGTGCGCCTGCGGGGCTTCGGCGACCGCAGCATCCTCATCAAAAAAGGCAATGAAACACAGATGGAGAAAAATGCCGGATTTGCAGACTCCACCATCTTCGATGTTTTTACCCTCCCGCTGATCGCAGGTGATGCTAAAACAGCACTTGCACGTCCCTTTACAATGGTCATCTCCAAAAAAATGGCCATGAAGTATTTTGGTACTACCAGTGCTGTGGGACAAATACTGCATGTGGACAATACAGATGATTATCAGGTAACGGGGGTAATGGAAGATATGCCGGCCGCTTCGCATATGCATTTTGATTTTATCAAAGCGATGGCAGGTTTGCCGGACAGTCGCAATACCAGCTGGATGGCGGATAACTACGATACCTATCTGCTGGTACGGCCTGATATCAGCGAGGCTACTATCAATAGTTACCTGAAAACACTCACACAAAACTATATGGATGGCCCGCTCAGGAAAATGACGGGTAGCAGTATTGCTGAGGTAGAACGCAGTGGTGGCCACTTCCGCTATGATGTGTTTCCGCTCACTAAAATCCACCTGTATTCTCCTTTCACGAATGAAGTGGAGCCTACCGGTAACATCCAGTATATATACATCTTTGGGGTGGTGGCTGTGTTTATTCTGCTTATGGCCTGCGTCAATTTCATGAACCTGTCTACTGCCCGTTCTGCCGGCCGTTCCAAAGAGGTAGGTGTGCGAAAGGTACTCGGTTCACAGCGCAGGAACCTGGTTACCCAGTTTCTGACTGAGTCAGTGCTCACAAGTATGATTGCACTGCTGTTTGCAATAGGGCTGGCCTGGGCGTTGCTGCCTTACCTCAATCAGGTGGCAGGCAAAACGATTACTGTAGCATTGTTATTCAACAGGTGGTTGTTACCGGGTATGTTGCTAACCATCGTTATAGTTGGGCTGCTCGCAGGTTCTTATCCGGCGCTCTTTCTTTCTTCCTTCGAACCGGTGAAGGTGCTGAAAGGAAAGTTGTCAACAGGATTCAGAGGAGGCTGGCTCCGCAACAGTCTGCTGGTATTCCAGTTTTCTACCGCGGTAGTCCTCATTGTGGGCACGTTGGTGATCTACAGCCAGCTGAATTATATCCGCAACAAAAAACTGGGCTATAGCCGGGAGCAGGTGGTGGTGCTGCAAAATACCCAATCACTCTGGGTGCATGCCGCGGCTTTTAAACAGGAAATACTGCAGCTGCCAGGCGTAAAAGCCGGTACTATGGCTGATGTGCTGCCTGTTTCATCTATTATGAACACCAGCATCTATTCCAGAGATGCGGCTGGTAGCGCCGGTCAGGTGCTGGGTCTTTTTGAATGGAACGTAGATGCCGATTATATCAATACGCTGGGCATGCAGATTGCAAAGGGCCGGAACTTTTCGCCGGATATGCCATCAGACAGCAATGCGCTCCTGGTCAATGAAACAGCCGCCAGATTGCTGGGCTTCACCGACCTCGAAAACCGTTTCCTCTATCCCAACTACGACGGATATAAACCACTGAAAGTGATCGGTATCATCCGGGATTTTAACAGTGGTTCGTTACGCAAGAAAATACCACCGATTGTGATGAGGCTGGCTCACCGGCCCAACTGCATGGCTTTCCGCATCAGTACAGATAATATTACAGCACTGATGAGCAAAGTGGAAAATAAGTTCCATAACATGCCAGGCATGGATGGACAGCCTTTCCGGTATACTTTCCTGGATGACGATTTTAACCGCTTGTATCAGGCAGAGCAACGCACCGGTAAAATATTTGTTTCCTTTACCTGTTTCGCTATCCTGATCTCCTGTCTGGGGCTGTTTGGGCTGGTAACCTACGCAGTTGAACAACGTACCCGGGAAATCAGTATCCGCAAGGTACTGGGTGCCAGTGTAACCGGTATTGTAGCCCTGCTCTCCAAAGACTTCCTGAAACTGGTGGTGGTAGCTATCGTAGTAGCGTCTCCGTTAGCCTGGTTTATAATGGACCGCTGGCTGCAGGACTTCGCCTACCGTATCCACATTGGCTGGTGGGTATTCGTGATCACCGCTGTACTGGCTGTACTGATCACTATTCTGACGATCTGCCTGCAGGCGATAAAGGCTGCCAGGGCTAATCCGGCGGTAACACTGCGCTGA
- a CDS encoding TetR/AcrR family transcriptional regulator, producing the protein MRTRNAEKEELVKKMTVQMIVANGVEKFSVNSLAKACGISVATLYIYYKDKDDLIVQVAIEEGTRLIDAALKDFDPEQSFETGLRKQWKNRAGYLMANPLSTQFMEKLHMSSYAEKISAHLDGRITHIMKRFVENALARKEMKPMPIETWWSIAFGPLYSLLRFHHQGSFIAGKPFSLNEEILWQTFDAVIKALKP; encoded by the coding sequence ATGCGGACCCGGAATGCGGAAAAAGAGGAACTCGTCAAGAAAATGACGGTGCAGATGATCGTTGCCAATGGCGTCGAAAAATTTTCAGTCAACAGCCTCGCCAAGGCATGCGGGATCTCCGTTGCCACCTTGTATATCTATTACAAGGACAAAGACGACCTGATCGTTCAGGTGGCAATAGAAGAGGGGACACGTTTGATTGATGCGGCATTAAAAGATTTTGATCCGGAGCAGTCTTTTGAAACCGGCTTACGCAAACAATGGAAGAACAGGGCTGGTTATCTGATGGCTAATCCACTTTCTACACAGTTCATGGAAAAACTGCATATGTCCAGTTATGCGGAAAAGATATCAGCACACCTTGATGGACGGATTACGCATATTATGAAGCGGTTTGTAGAAAATGCGTTGGCACGAAAAGAAATGAAACCCATGCCCATTGAGACTTGGTGGTCGATCGCCTTTGGACCGCTTTATTCTTTGCTCCGTTTTCATCATCAGGGAAGCTTTATAGCAGGGAAGCCATTCTCCCTGAACGAGGAAATTCTTTGGCAAACGTTTGATGCCGTTATAAAAGCACTAAAACCTTAG
- a CDS encoding MFS transporter, whose protein sequence is MQTDTTKVPFTGYQKFVVFILAITQFTVILDFMVMSPLGDLLMKSMDLSPKQFGLAVSAYAFSAGASGLLTAGFADRFDRKKLLTFFYGGFILGTIFCGMAHTYPLLVAARIITGLFGGVISSISMAIITDLFDIHHRGRVMGFISMGFGASQVLGIPISLYFANHWGWQLPFLLVAGLALLVMVLIQVKLQPVTQHLLNQQKTSVFSHLIKTFVNKEYRIGFTCTALLSIGGFMMMPFGSAFAVNNLGMTQEQLPLLFMVSGITALILLPFVGKLSDRIDKFMVFAVAAVWMIFIALIYTNLGQTPLWLIILLNVLLMIGILSRTVPCNALTSAVPHMADRGAFMSINSSLQQIAGGIAATVAGFIVVQKNKHSPLEHYNTIGYLMTVLTLISIWMVYRVSELVKSRLRAVKA, encoded by the coding sequence ATGCAAACAGATACTACCAAGGTGCCCTTTACGGGGTATCAGAAATTCGTCGTGTTCATACTGGCGATCACCCAGTTTACTGTGATCCTCGACTTTATGGTCATGTCGCCACTGGGTGACCTGCTGATGAAGTCCATGGACCTGAGTCCCAAACAGTTTGGTCTGGCTGTTTCGGCCTATGCTTTCAGCGCAGGAGCTTCCGGGCTGCTGACAGCGGGCTTTGCAGACCGTTTTGACCGTAAAAAACTGCTCACCTTTTTTTATGGTGGCTTTATCCTCGGTACTATTTTTTGTGGTATGGCTCATACGTATCCCTTACTGGTGGCCGCGCGTATCATCACCGGCCTTTTCGGCGGTGTGATCAGTTCCATCTCCATGGCCATCATCACCGACCTGTTTGATATTCATCACCGCGGTCGTGTGATGGGCTTTATCTCTATGGGATTTGGGGCCAGTCAGGTATTGGGTATTCCTATCAGTCTCTACTTCGCCAATCACTGGGGCTGGCAGCTGCCATTCTTGTTGGTGGCCGGCCTGGCACTGCTGGTGATGGTATTGATACAGGTGAAACTACAACCGGTAACACAGCACCTGCTCAACCAGCAAAAGACTTCTGTTTTTTCCCATCTGATAAAGACTTTTGTCAACAAGGAATATCGCATCGGATTTACCTGCACGGCCTTGTTGTCTATTGGCGGCTTCATGATGATGCCCTTCGGCAGTGCCTTTGCTGTCAATAACCTGGGCATGACCCAGGAACAGCTGCCACTGCTGTTTATGGTGTCCGGCATCACAGCCCTGATACTGTTGCCATTCGTGGGCAAGCTGTCCGACAGAATTGATAAGTTCATGGTATTTGCCGTGGCTGCAGTATGGATGATCTTCATTGCGCTGATCTATACCAATCTGGGACAAACCCCTTTGTGGCTGATCATCCTGCTGAATGTGCTGCTGATGATCGGTATCCTGAGCCGTACGGTTCCCTGCAACGCACTCACCAGTGCGGTGCCCCATATGGCCGACAGAGGCGCGTTTATGAGCATCAACTCATCCCTGCAGCAAATTGCAGGTGGTATCGCTGCCACCGTCGCAGGATTCATCGTGGTGCAGAAAAACAAACACAGTCCCCTCGAACACTATAACACCATTGGTTATCTGATGACAGTCCTGACGCTCATCAGTATCTGGATGGTATACCGTGTAAGCGAACTGGTGAAATCCAGGCTGCGCGCAGTAAAAGCTTAA
- a CDS encoding DUF2938 domain-containing protein has product MEMIIKAILIGIGATIIMDLWAIFLKTFFNIPSLNFSFVGRWIGHFAKGKYMHKNIAIATPVPGETAIGWMAHYMIGITFSILLVLIWGEQWTVSPTIGPALIIGIGTTVAPFFLMQPGMGLGIAASKTPKPGVARMRSLMAHTVYGIGLYLAALLLTLIY; this is encoded by the coding sequence ATGGAAATGATTATTAAAGCTATTCTGATAGGCATTGGCGCAACTATCATCATGGACCTGTGGGCTATCTTTCTGAAGACATTTTTTAACATACCGTCCCTCAACTTTTCTTTCGTGGGCCGCTGGATCGGACATTTTGCCAAAGGGAAATACATGCACAAGAATATCGCGATAGCGACGCCTGTACCGGGAGAAACAGCCATCGGATGGATGGCGCATTATATGATCGGTATTACCTTTTCAATCCTGCTGGTGCTGATCTGGGGCGAGCAATGGACCGTATCTCCTACTATCGGGCCGGCATTAATTATTGGGATAGGAACAACGGTAGCGCCTTTTTTCCTGATGCAGCCGGGCATGGGGCTTGGTATTGCTGCATCCAAAACACCCAAACCGGGTGTAGCCAGAATGCGTAGCCTGATGGCCCATACCGTATATGGGATAGGGTTATACTTAGCGGCTCTATTACTTACACTTATCTACTAA
- a CDS encoding NAD(P)/FAD-dependent oxidoreductase, with product MITRRKFISQSGILLSLSALPGALVSFAPAGTKPETAVFDTIIIGGSYAGLSAALTLGRAFRKVLVIDSGQPCNKQAPASHNFLTQDGEKPAVILNKARQQVAAYKNVTFYDGLAISGSATSNGFVIQTQQGHQFTGKKLLLASGVKDVLPDIAGFSACWGTSIIHCPYCHGYEYGHQPTGIIANGDTAFELAQLVSNWSKQLTVFTHGKSTLTAEQLQRIQKNQISIVETTISQIEHQGGQLKALYLADGSRYPLQVAYTRPKAIQHADIHQQLGCELIPQGLIKVDASRRTSVPGVFACGDNSSFRSIATAVYSGSMAGFAINGELTGETF from the coding sequence ATGATTACAAGACGAAAGTTTATTTCACAGAGTGGCATACTGCTTTCTTTATCAGCCCTGCCTGGCGCCCTGGTATCATTTGCTCCGGCCGGAACTAAACCGGAAACAGCAGTTTTTGATACCATTATCATTGGCGGCAGTTATGCAGGACTGTCGGCCGCACTGACCCTGGGACGGGCCTTCCGGAAAGTGTTGGTGATTGACAGTGGTCAACCCTGCAACAAACAGGCGCCGGCATCTCATAACTTCCTCACACAGGATGGAGAAAAGCCGGCAGTAATCCTTAACAAAGCCAGACAGCAGGTAGCAGCCTACAAAAACGTTACTTTTTATGATGGCCTGGCTATCAGCGGCAGCGCCACCAGTAATGGTTTCGTCATTCAAACACAACAAGGACATCAATTTACCGGTAAAAAACTTTTGCTGGCCAGCGGTGTTAAGGATGTATTGCCGGACATAGCAGGATTTTCGGCATGCTGGGGAACTTCTATTATTCACTGTCCTTATTGTCATGGATATGAATACGGTCACCAGCCTACGGGAATCATCGCCAATGGGGACACCGCCTTTGAGCTGGCGCAGCTGGTATCCAACTGGAGCAAACAACTCACGGTATTCACTCATGGCAAATCCACCCTGACGGCCGAACAGCTACAGCGGATACAAAAAAATCAGATCAGCATTGTAGAAACTACCATCTCGCAGATTGAGCATCAGGGTGGACAGTTAAAGGCGTTGTATCTGGCCGACGGCAGCAGGTATCCGTTGCAGGTGGCGTACACCAGACCTAAAGCTATACAGCATGCTGATATTCATCAACAGCTAGGGTGTGAACTGATACCACAGGGCCTGATAAAAGTAGACGCATCGCGTAGGACCAGTGTGCCGGGTGTTTTTGCCTGTGGCGACAATTCTTCGTTCCGTTCTATTGCCACTGCCGTGTATTCCGGTTCCATGGCAGGATTTGCCATCAACGGAGAATTAACCGGTGAAACTTTTTAA
- a CDS encoding TetR/AcrR family transcriptional regulator, producing MGSKERIAREKEQVRKNILDAALEIIIEEGCLALSMRKIADRIEYAAATIYEYFANKDTILAELTGQGYTLLANAVKKAGASHTAAAEKVNAMWLAYWNFAFRHKELYKLMYGIQVSCPKPEGEIRNIDLPRQLFTAAITGLIPGSAASDEAVVNKYYALWATVHGLVSINIVNEKLGKEVNHKILEHAMAAIIHAKHK from the coding sequence ATGGGTAGTAAAGAAAGGATTGCAAGGGAGAAAGAGCAGGTTAGAAAGAACATCCTGGATGCGGCGCTGGAAATTATCATTGAAGAGGGCTGTCTGGCGCTGAGCATGCGCAAAATAGCAGACCGTATTGAATATGCTGCCGCCACTATCTACGAATACTTTGCCAACAAAGATACCATCCTGGCGGAGTTGACAGGGCAAGGTTATACCCTGCTGGCCAATGCCGTTAAAAAAGCCGGAGCCAGCCATACTGCAGCGGCTGAAAAAGTGAACGCCATGTGGCTGGCCTACTGGAACTTCGCATTCCGGCATAAAGAGCTGTACAAACTGATGTATGGCATACAGGTGAGCTGCCCAAAGCCGGAGGGCGAAATCAGGAATATAGACCTTCCCCGTCAGCTGTTTACAGCGGCCATTACCGGCCTGATCCCCGGCTCTGCTGCCAGCGATGAGGCCGTAGTCAATAAATACTATGCACTGTGGGCTACTGTACATGGCCTTGTATCCATCAACATTGTCAATGAAAAGCTGGGCAAGGAGGTCAACCACAAGATACTTGAGCATGCGATGGCTGCGATTATCCATGCCAAACACAAGTAA